The following proteins are co-located in the Mycolicibacterium goodii genome:
- a CDS encoding MCE family protein gives MLVAGCQFGGLNSLNMPGTAGHGPGSYTVTVQLPDVATLPQNSPVMVDDVTVGSVSGIDAVQRPDGTFYAAVQLSLDGDVDLPANAVARVAQTSLLGSQHVELAEPADEPPEGRLRDGANIALGGAGRYPTTEEVLSSLGMVVNKGNLGALQDITDEVYAAVAGRSGSFTDLVPRLAELTASLDRQTDDIIAAADGLNRFAGVLARSKDDLGRTLDTLPAALRVLNDNRADIVEAFTALRGFADVAARILSQTKADFAADLKDLYPVVKAFNDNADDFIKDLEFLPTFPFHYKYLRSAVRGDYLNVFVTFDLTLRRFGESIFTTSGFDPNMKHLAEVINPPDFLTGAMANLSGQAADPFKIPPGTATQHEEMPK, from the coding sequence ATGCTGGTGGCGGGCTGCCAGTTCGGTGGTCTCAACTCGCTCAACATGCCGGGCACCGCGGGCCACGGGCCGGGGTCCTACACCGTCACCGTCCAGTTGCCCGACGTCGCGACGCTGCCGCAGAACTCGCCGGTGATGGTCGACGACGTGACCGTCGGCAGCGTCTCCGGCATCGACGCGGTGCAGCGCCCCGACGGCACGTTCTATGCCGCGGTGCAGCTGTCCCTCGACGGTGACGTCGACCTCCCGGCGAACGCCGTTGCGCGAGTGGCCCAGACGTCGTTGCTGGGTTCCCAGCACGTCGAGCTCGCCGAACCGGCGGACGAACCACCCGAGGGCCGACTGCGCGACGGGGCCAACATCGCGCTGGGCGGCGCAGGCCGCTACCCGACCACCGAGGAGGTGCTGTCCTCGCTGGGCATGGTGGTCAACAAGGGCAATCTCGGTGCGCTGCAGGACATCACCGATGAGGTCTACGCCGCGGTGGCGGGCCGGTCGGGCAGCTTCACCGACCTCGTGCCGCGCCTCGCCGAGTTGACCGCGTCGCTCGACCGCCAGACCGACGACATCATCGCCGCCGCCGACGGGCTCAACCGGTTCGCCGGTGTCCTCGCGCGCAGCAAGGACGATCTCGGTCGGACGCTCGACACCCTGCCCGCCGCGCTCAGGGTGCTCAACGACAACCGTGCCGACATCGTCGAGGCGTTCACCGCACTGCGCGGGTTCGCCGACGTCGCCGCACGCATCCTGTCGCAGACCAAGGCCGATTTCGCCGCCGACCTCAAGGACCTGTACCCGGTGGTCAAGGCGTTCAACGACAACGCCGACGACTTCATCAAGGATCTGGAATTCCTGCCCACCTTCCCGTTCCACTACAAGTACCTGCGCAGTGCGGTGCGCGGCGACTACCTGAACGTCTTCGTGACCTTCGACCTGACGCTGCGACGGTTCGGCGAGTCGATATTCACCACCTCCGGTTTCGACCCGAACATGAAGCACCTCGCCGAGGTGATCAACCCGCCCGACTTCCTGACCGGGGCGATGGCCAACCTGTCCGGCCAGGCCGCCGACCCGTTCAAGATCCCGCCGGGGACCGCGACGCAGCATGAGGAGATGCCGAAATGA
- a CDS encoding MCE family protein, with amino-acid sequence MIDRLTRMQLTIFGIVTVLTVGAISLFYLQLPAAVGIGTYHVNANFVAGGGIYPNANVTYRGVTVGRVESVGLAPDGVVARMRLNSNTSIPEDVTATVKSVSAVGEQYIDLVPAGDSSAPKMRDGATISQQNTRVGQDIAGLLAQADSLVSSVSNTRLQDLLRETFKAFNGSGPELARLIESSRLLVDEANANFGQTSQLIDQAGPFLEAQLRSGDDIRSLADGLARLTGEVNRADPQLRTTLNRVPDTTEAANTAFTGIRPTFPILAANLANFGRIGVIYSKSIEQALVIFPALMAALNTVAGGVPTDEGGKLDFKIDLGDPPPCNVGFLPATETRSPADLTLRELPTDLYCKTAQNDPAVVRGARNYPCQEFPGKRAPTIQLCRDPKGYVPIGSNPWRGPPVPYGTPIEDGRNILPPNKFPMIPPQVDPDPGPPVVQLPPGVEPGPGPAPHAPFPLPVPPNTQGPQPPPWPYYAPPDQIVPPYGRTPPPPPAGAPAPAQAPPAADGSLPAEAPLAGPPGIGTYDQHSGVFADADGGTGVYASGADKLAPAETWVDLMLDPRQA; translated from the coding sequence ATGATCGACCGGCTCACTCGGATGCAGTTGACGATCTTCGGGATCGTCACGGTGCTCACCGTCGGCGCGATCTCGCTGTTCTACCTGCAGCTGCCCGCCGCCGTGGGGATCGGCACCTACCACGTCAACGCCAACTTCGTGGCAGGCGGCGGAATCTATCCGAACGCCAACGTCACCTACCGCGGTGTCACGGTCGGCCGGGTGGAGTCGGTGGGGTTGGCCCCCGACGGTGTGGTGGCCAGGATGCGGCTCAACAGCAACACGTCCATCCCCGAGGACGTCACCGCGACGGTCAAGAGCGTGTCGGCGGTGGGCGAGCAGTACATCGACCTGGTGCCGGCCGGGGACTCGTCGGCTCCGAAGATGCGCGACGGCGCCACCATCTCGCAGCAGAACACCAGGGTGGGCCAGGACATCGCCGGGCTGCTCGCTCAGGCCGACAGCCTGGTGAGCAGCGTGAGCAACACCCGCCTGCAGGATCTGCTGCGCGAGACGTTCAAGGCGTTCAACGGCTCTGGCCCCGAGCTCGCGCGGCTCATCGAGTCGTCACGGTTGCTGGTCGACGAGGCCAACGCCAACTTCGGCCAGACATCGCAGCTCATCGACCAGGCCGGACCGTTCCTGGAGGCACAGCTGCGCAGCGGTGACGACATCCGCTCGCTTGCCGACGGGCTCGCGCGGCTGACCGGTGAGGTCAACCGGGCCGATCCGCAGCTGCGGACCACGCTCAACCGGGTCCCCGACACGACCGAGGCGGCCAACACGGCCTTCACCGGCATCCGTCCGACGTTTCCGATCCTGGCCGCCAACCTGGCCAACTTCGGGCGCATCGGCGTCATCTACAGCAAGTCGATCGAGCAGGCGCTGGTGATCTTCCCCGCCCTGATGGCGGCGCTGAACACCGTCGCGGGCGGCGTCCCGACGGACGAGGGCGGCAAGCTCGACTTCAAGATCGACCTCGGTGATCCGCCGCCGTGCAATGTGGGCTTCCTGCCCGCAACCGAGACCCGCTCGCCGGCCGACCTGACGCTGCGCGAGCTTCCGACCGATTTGTACTGCAAGACCGCGCAGAACGATCCGGCCGTGGTGCGCGGTGCGCGCAACTACCCGTGCCAGGAGTTCCCCGGCAAGCGCGCTCCCACGATTCAGCTGTGTCGCGACCCGAAAGGTTATGTGCCGATCGGCAGCAACCCGTGGCGCGGGCCGCCGGTGCCGTACGGCACGCCCATCGAGGACGGTCGCAACATCTTGCCGCCCAACAAGTTCCCGATGATCCCGCCGCAGGTGGACCCGGACCCGGGGCCGCCGGTGGTGCAACTGCCGCCCGGTGTCGAGCCGGGTCCGGGACCCGCGCCGCACGCGCCGTTCCCGCTGCCGGTGCCGCCGAACACGCAGGGGCCGCAGCCTCCGCCGTGGCCGTATTACGCGCCACCGGACCAGATCGTGCCGCCGTACGGCCGGACGCCACCGCCGCCGCCCGCGGGTGCCCCGGCACCGGCGCAGGCACCGCCTGCGGCGGACGGGTCGCTGCCCGCCGAAGCCCCGCTGGCCGGCCCACCCGGAATCGGCACCTACGATCAGCACAGTGGGGTCTTCGCGGATGCCGACGGAGGCACCGGTGTGTACGCGTCGGGTGCCGACAAGCTGGCGCCCGCGGAGACCTGGGTAGACCTGATGCTGGACCCTAGGCAGGCTTGA
- a CDS encoding mammalian cell entry protein — MRSKLIGALVGVLAVAFVALSGVGGAMYWNRVLQRAQEATRSELPSLAFEQIPKVFGYDYQTVERSLMETYPLLAPGFRQQFEADAQQKVIPEARERQLVVQINIVGVGVEAAQRDTGSVLVYMNRTVTDKSRQPLYDGSRLRVEYRKVDGKWLIDAIKVI; from the coding sequence ATGCGCTCCAAGCTCATCGGGGCGCTCGTCGGTGTCCTGGCCGTCGCCTTCGTCGCACTGTCGGGTGTCGGCGGCGCGATGTACTGGAACCGCGTGCTGCAACGGGCCCAGGAGGCGACCCGGTCAGAGCTGCCGTCGCTGGCGTTCGAGCAGATCCCCAAGGTGTTCGGGTACGACTATCAGACCGTCGAACGCAGCCTCATGGAGACCTACCCGCTGCTGGCGCCCGGTTTCCGGCAGCAGTTCGAGGCCGACGCCCAGCAGAAGGTGATCCCGGAGGCCCGTGAGCGTCAACTCGTGGTGCAGATCAACATCGTCGGCGTCGGGGTCGAGGCCGCGCAGCGCGACACCGGATCGGTGCTGGTGTACATGAACCGGACCGTCACCGACAAATCTCGGCAGCCCCTCTACGACGGCAGCCGGCTGCGGGTCGAGTACCGCAAGGTCGACGGCAAGTGGCTGATCGACGCGATCAAGGTGATCTAG
- a CDS encoding alpha,alpha-trehalose-phosphate synthase (UDP-forming): MSPESGHEPISGNSDFVVVANRLPVDLERLPDGSTRWKRSPGGLVTALEPLLRKRRGSWIGWAGVADSDEEPIVQDGLQLHPVRLSADDVAKYYEGFSNATLWPLYHDLIVKPEYHREWWDRYVEVNRRFAEATANAAAEGATVWIQDYQLQLVPKMLRMLRPDVTIGFFLHIPFPPVELFMQMPWRTEIVEGLLGADLVGFHLPGGAQNFLVLSRRLVGANTSRASIGVRSRFGEVQVGFRTVKVGAFPISIDSAELDGKARDRAIRQRARQIRAELGNPRKIMLGVDRLDYTKGIDVRLRALSELLEETRIKRDDTVLVQLATPSRERVESYIAMREDIERQVGHINGEYGEVGHPIVHYIHRPVPRDELIAFFVAADVMLVTPLRDGMNLVAKEYVACRSDLGGALVLSEFTGAAAELRQAYLVNPHDLEGVKDKIEAAVNQNPEEGKRRMRALRRQVLAHDVDRWARSFLDALTSSGDTGHTEAEPEPF, encoded by the coding sequence ATGTCACCGGAGAGCGGCCACGAACCCATCTCCGGGAACTCGGACTTCGTGGTGGTCGCCAACCGGCTACCGGTCGACCTGGAGCGGCTGCCCGATGGCTCCACCCGGTGGAAACGGAGCCCGGGCGGCCTGGTGACCGCGCTGGAGCCGCTGCTGCGCAAGCGCCGCGGCTCCTGGATCGGCTGGGCCGGCGTCGCCGACAGTGACGAGGAGCCGATCGTCCAGGACGGTCTGCAACTGCATCCCGTGCGGTTGTCGGCCGACGACGTCGCAAAGTACTACGAAGGCTTCTCCAACGCGACGTTGTGGCCGCTCTACCACGACCTGATCGTCAAACCCGAGTACCACCGCGAATGGTGGGACCGCTACGTCGAGGTGAACCGCCGGTTCGCCGAGGCCACGGCAAACGCCGCCGCCGAGGGCGCCACGGTCTGGATCCAGGACTACCAGCTGCAGCTGGTACCCAAGATGCTGCGGATGCTGCGCCCCGATGTCACCATCGGCTTCTTCCTGCACATCCCCTTCCCGCCGGTCGAGCTGTTCATGCAGATGCCGTGGCGCACCGAGATCGTCGAAGGTCTGCTCGGCGCCGACCTGGTGGGCTTCCACCTGCCCGGCGGCGCACAGAACTTCCTGGTGTTGTCCCGAAGGCTGGTCGGGGCCAACACGTCGCGCGCCAGCATCGGCGTGCGCTCCCGGTTCGGCGAGGTCCAGGTGGGCTTCCGGACCGTCAAGGTCGGCGCCTTCCCCATCTCGATCGACTCGGCCGAACTCGACGGCAAGGCACGTGACCGCGCCATCCGCCAGCGGGCCCGCCAGATCCGCGCCGAGCTGGGCAACCCGCGCAAGATCATGCTCGGCGTCGACCGCCTCGACTACACCAAGGGCATCGACGTCCGACTGCGGGCGCTGTCCGAACTGCTCGAAGAGACGCGCATCAAGCGCGACGACACCGTGCTGGTGCAACTGGCGACGCCCAGCCGGGAACGCGTCGAGAGTTACATCGCGATGCGCGAGGACATCGAACGCCAGGTCGGCCACATCAACGGGGAGTACGGCGAGGTCGGGCACCCGATCGTGCACTACATCCACCGGCCGGTCCCCCGCGACGAGCTGATCGCGTTCTTCGTCGCTGCCGACGTCATGCTCGTGACCCCGCTGCGGGACGGCATGAACCTGGTGGCCAAGGAGTATGTGGCGTGCCGCAGCGACCTCGGCGGTGCGTTGGTGCTCAGCGAGTTCACCGGCGCCGCGGCCGAACTGCGCCAGGCCTACTTGGTGAACCCGCACGACCTGGAAGGCGTCAAGGACAAGATCGAGGCCGCGGTCAACCAGAATCCCGAGGAGGGCAAGCGCCGGATGCGTGCACTGCGCCGCCAGGTGCTGGCGCACGACGTCGACCGGTGGGCCCGCTCGTTCCTCGACGCACTCACATCCTCCGGCGACACCGGCCACACCGAGGCCGAACCGGAACCCTTCTAG
- a CDS encoding enoyl-CoA hydratase, with product MTRSDGAGEQSRQIEYETLDDGRIARIWLNRPDAQNAQSRTLLVQLDEAFARAEADDTVRVVILAARGKNFSAGHDLGSEEALAERQPGPGQHPTFQGYGATAAGVVERTYRQEWHFYFENTKRWRDLRKITIAQVQGNAISAALMLIWACDLIVAADDAKFSDVVAVRMGMPGVEYYAHPWEFGPRKAKELLLTGDSIDADEAHRLGMVSKVFPRAELEDKTLEFARRIAERPTMAALLVKDSVNAASDAMGFAEALQHAFHIHELGHAHWAAVNENRWPVGMPPDVPDWRTLGAPKPARRDTP from the coding sequence ATGACCCGTTCCGACGGCGCAGGTGAGCAGTCCCGCCAGATCGAGTACGAGACGCTCGACGACGGGCGGATCGCCAGGATCTGGCTCAACCGACCGGACGCACAGAATGCGCAGTCGCGCACCCTGTTGGTGCAACTCGACGAGGCGTTCGCGCGCGCCGAGGCCGACGATACGGTGCGTGTGGTCATCCTGGCCGCGCGCGGGAAGAACTTCTCGGCGGGTCACGACCTCGGTTCGGAGGAGGCGCTCGCCGAGCGTCAACCCGGTCCCGGGCAGCATCCGACGTTCCAGGGATACGGCGCCACCGCGGCGGGTGTCGTCGAGCGCACCTACCGGCAGGAATGGCACTTCTACTTCGAGAACACCAAGCGCTGGCGCGACCTGCGCAAGATCACCATCGCCCAGGTGCAGGGCAACGCGATCTCGGCGGCCCTGATGCTGATCTGGGCGTGCGATCTGATCGTGGCGGCCGACGACGCCAAGTTCAGCGACGTGGTCGCGGTGCGCATGGGCATGCCCGGCGTCGAGTATTACGCGCACCCATGGGAATTCGGGCCGCGCAAGGCCAAAGAACTGCTGCTGACCGGCGATTCGATCGACGCCGACGAGGCCCACCGGCTCGGCATGGTGTCGAAGGTGTTCCCGCGCGCCGAACTGGAGGACAAGACCCTGGAGTTCGCGCGCCGGATCGCCGAACGGCCCACGATGGCCGCGCTGCTGGTGAAGGATTCGGTGAACGCCGCGAGCGACGCCATGGGTTTCGCCGAGGCGCTGCAGCACGCGTTCCACATCCACGAGCTCGGGCATGCGCACTGGGCGGCCGTCAACGAGAACCGCTGGCCGGTCGGTATGCCGCCCGATGTCCCGGATTGGCGCACATTGGGGGCTCCCAAGCCCGCCCGGCGTGATACACCTTGA
- a CDS encoding SDR family oxidoreductase has translation MQLSLAQRTYLVTGGGSGIGKGAAAAIAAAGGDVMLIGRNADKLGAAADEIGGLGGGSVRYEPADVTDEDEVRRAVDAATAWHGRLHGVVHSAGGSQTIGPITQTDSESWRRTIDLNINGTMYLLKHAGRELVRGGGGSFVGISSIASSNIHRWFGAYGVSKAALDHLLQLAADELGPSWVRVNSIRPGLTRTEMVEPILNVPAVTDDYAACTPLPRFGEVQDIANLAVFLLSDASSWITGQAINVDGGHGLRRGPDISGMLEPLFGADGLRGVVAEG, from the coding sequence GTGCAGCTGTCGTTGGCGCAACGTACGTACCTGGTGACCGGCGGCGGAAGTGGCATCGGCAAGGGCGCCGCCGCCGCGATCGCGGCCGCGGGTGGCGACGTCATGCTGATCGGTCGCAACGCCGACAAGCTCGGCGCCGCCGCCGACGAGATCGGTGGCCTCGGGGGCGGTTCGGTGCGCTACGAACCCGCCGACGTGACCGACGAGGACGAGGTGCGCCGCGCGGTCGACGCCGCGACCGCATGGCACGGGCGCCTGCACGGCGTCGTGCACAGTGCGGGCGGATCGCAGACCATCGGGCCGATCACCCAGACCGACTCCGAATCGTGGCGCAGGACCATCGATCTGAACATCAACGGCACGATGTATCTGCTCAAGCACGCCGGTCGCGAACTGGTCCGCGGCGGCGGGGGATCGTTCGTCGGGATCTCGTCGATCGCGTCGAGCAACATCCACCGCTGGTTCGGCGCCTACGGCGTCAGCAAGGCCGCGCTGGACCATCTGCTGCAACTCGCGGCCGACGAACTCGGGCCGTCGTGGGTGCGGGTCAACAGCATCCGGCCGGGTTTGACCCGCACGGAGATGGTCGAGCCGATCCTGAACGTGCCCGCCGTCACCGACGACTACGCGGCCTGCACGCCGCTGCCGAGGTTCGGTGAGGTGCAGGACATCGCGAACCTCGCGGTGTTCCTGCTGAGCGACGCGTCGAGTTGGATCACCGGTCAGGCCATCAACGTCGACGGCGGTCACGGGTTGCGTCGGGGACCCGACATCTCCGGCATGCTCGAGCCGCTGTTCGGCGCCGACGGCCTGCGCGGCGTCGTCGCGGAGGGATGA
- a CDS encoding (2Fe-2S)-binding protein: MHELPVEVSVNGRTYRGRVEPRVTLADFLRENCALTGTHLGCEHGACGACTVLLDGQAVRSCLIFAVQVDGQEVTTVEGIAEPDGRLSPVQAALKECHGLQCGFCTPGFVTSITALLRDNPTPTDEEVREGLSGNFCRCTGYQGIINAVHRAAELSAADPAGDLEVPAQQ; the protein is encoded by the coding sequence ATGCATGAACTGCCGGTCGAGGTCTCGGTCAACGGCCGGACCTACCGCGGTCGGGTGGAACCACGGGTCACCCTCGCGGACTTCCTGCGGGAGAACTGCGCCCTGACCGGCACGCACCTCGGGTGCGAGCACGGCGCGTGCGGCGCCTGCACGGTTCTGCTGGACGGCCAGGCGGTGCGTTCGTGCCTGATCTTCGCGGTGCAGGTGGACGGTCAGGAGGTCACCACCGTCGAGGGCATCGCCGAACCCGACGGGCGGCTGTCGCCGGTGCAGGCCGCGCTCAAGGAATGCCACGGTTTGCAGTGCGGGTTCTGCACCCCCGGGTTCGTCACCTCGATCACCGCGCTGCTGCGCGACAACCCCACACCCACCGACGAGGAGGTCCGCGAAGGTCTGTCGGGGAACTTCTGCCGCTGCACGGGGTACCAGGGCATCATCAACGCCGTGCACCGCGCGGCCGAACTGTCGGCGGCTGATCCGGCGGGTGACCTGGAGGTACCCGCGCAGCAGTAG
- a CDS encoding FAD binding domain-containing protein, whose product MKAAPFAYHRPASVADAVALLGEYGDDAKILAGGQSLVPMLAMRLTHFDNLIDISRMSELNDIDRVGDQVRIGAATPHAYVGLDDEVAESVPLLTLATPHIGHFQIRTRGTLGGAIAHADPAAEYAAVALALDATIEATSARGVREIPATEFFTGLWETALAADEILTAVRFPVWSGRRGFAVQEFARRHGDFAIAGAVVGIQLDDDDRVARCGIGLLGLGSTPLRATPAEAAVLGQPVDAVAAEEVGRLALSELTDVPADLQGTAQYRARVGATMVARAFKQARTQATGGAIDA is encoded by the coding sequence GTGAAGGCCGCCCCGTTCGCCTACCACCGGCCCGCGTCGGTCGCCGACGCGGTGGCGCTACTCGGTGAGTACGGCGACGACGCCAAGATCCTCGCGGGCGGGCAGAGCCTGGTGCCGATGCTCGCGATGCGGCTCACGCATTTCGACAACCTCATCGACATCTCGCGCATGTCCGAACTCAACGACATCGACCGGGTCGGCGATCAGGTCCGGATCGGCGCCGCCACGCCGCACGCATACGTCGGCCTGGACGACGAAGTGGCCGAGTCGGTTCCGTTGCTCACGCTGGCCACGCCGCACATCGGGCATTTCCAGATCCGCACGCGCGGCACGTTGGGTGGCGCGATCGCACACGCCGATCCGGCCGCCGAGTACGCGGCCGTCGCACTCGCGCTCGACGCGACCATCGAGGCCACCTCGGCGCGCGGGGTCCGCGAGATTCCCGCGACCGAGTTCTTCACCGGCCTGTGGGAGACGGCGCTGGCCGCCGACGAGATCCTCACCGCGGTGCGGTTTCCCGTCTGGTCGGGCCGCCGCGGCTTCGCCGTGCAGGAATTCGCGCGCCGCCACGGCGATTTCGCGATCGCCGGCGCCGTGGTCGGCATCCAGCTCGACGACGACGATCGGGTGGCCCGCTGCGGTATCGGCCTGCTGGGCCTCGGCTCCACACCGTTGCGCGCCACGCCTGCCGAGGCCGCGGTGCTCGGGCAACCCGTCGACGCCGTCGCCGCCGAAGAGGTCGGCAGGCTCGCACTCAGTGAGCTCACCGACGTTCCCGCCGATCTGCAGGGCACGGCGCAGTACCGCGCCCGGGTCGGCGCCACCATGGTGGCCAGGGCCTTCAAACAAGCACGTACGCAAGCCACCGGAGGGGCAATCGATGCATGA
- a CDS encoding SRPBCC family protein: MELNNEFRVAVPAAKTWEVLTDVRRVAPCLPGATLLDVDGDEFTGAVKVKVGPITVSYKGEAAFQEKDAGARRVVLKASGKETRGNGTAAAVVTAQLKEEAADSTLVVVTTDLQISGKAAQFGRGVLADVASTLIDQFAGSLEGELLGSATPTATDGTSSDTTASGQPQQAAPINALALAKVMALPLAKRFAPAIGAVAAAGVLGFLLGRRKPGRQPSLRPEDLQAALARLVS, translated from the coding sequence GTGGAGCTCAACAACGAATTCCGGGTCGCGGTACCTGCAGCGAAAACCTGGGAGGTGCTCACCGACGTCCGACGGGTGGCGCCCTGCCTGCCCGGAGCCACGCTGCTCGACGTCGACGGCGACGAGTTCACCGGCGCGGTGAAGGTCAAGGTCGGCCCGATCACGGTGTCCTACAAGGGCGAAGCCGCCTTCCAGGAGAAGGACGCAGGCGCCAGACGGGTCGTGCTCAAGGCCAGCGGCAAGGAGACCAGGGGCAACGGCACAGCCGCGGCCGTCGTCACCGCGCAACTCAAGGAGGAGGCCGCCGACTCCACGCTCGTGGTGGTCACCACCGACCTGCAGATCTCGGGCAAGGCCGCACAGTTCGGCCGCGGCGTGCTCGCCGATGTCGCCTCGACACTGATCGACCAGTTCGCCGGCAGCCTCGAGGGCGAGTTGCTCGGCAGTGCCACGCCCACCGCCACCGACGGAACCTCCTCGGACACAACCGCTTCCGGACAGCCACAGCAGGCTGCTCCGATCAACGCCCTGGCTCTGGCGAAGGTCATGGCCCTGCCGTTGGCCAAGCGGTTCGCCCCGGCGATCGGGGCCGTGGCCGCCGCCGGTGTGCTCGGCTTCCTGCTGGGCCGCCGCAAACCCGGCAGGCAGCCGAGTCTGCGCCCCGAGGACCTGCAGGCGGCGCTGGCGCGGTTGGTGTCGTGA